Proteins encoded in a region of the Deinococcus hopiensis KR-140 genome:
- a CDS encoding transposase family protein: protein MGRPQDKARVCSVKQGARTLKTQEAVTPEGQLVHPSSGAYGRTHGMNVLWQFRWINPACPGVRVWRDRGYIWPQRVCPKRKTTVPVKRLKKGKLSGEQPERNPLFFTVQIIPEHAINRIKAFRACKARFRNNPKPYGVVGWPSSGRPPCRLTSGRRGRRVSPDRPSLDGAMGLENASRPDLHPRASPPRSHRARPPSCAAWVPGVCGLRIGLHVHGRGRRNGHCAENVDEVMATRTSLRLRTKAPARSSGTGRH from the coding sequence GTGGGTCGGCCCCAGGACAAGGCGCGGGTCTGCAGCGTCAAGCAAGGCGCCCGCACCCTCAAGACGCAGGAGGCGGTCACGCCTGAGGGGCAGCTTGTTCACCCCAGCTCAGGTGCTTATGGCCGCACGCACGGCATGAACGTGCTCTGGCAGTTCCGTTGGATCAACCCCGCTTGCCCCGGCGTCCGGGTGTGGAGAGACCGCGGCTACATCTGGCCGCAACGGGTCTGCCCCAAGCGGAAAACCACCGTGCCCGTCAAGCGCCTGAAGAAAGGCAAGTTGAGCGGCGAGCAGCCCGAACGGAACCCTCTGTTCTTCACAGTGCAGATCATCCCCGAGCACGCCATCAACAGGATCAAGGCCTTCCGTGCCTGCAAGGCGCGCTTCAGGAACAACCCCAAACCGTATGGGGTGGTCGGGTGGCCTTCCTCCGGCAGACCCCCTTGCCGCCTGACTTCCGGGAGGAGGGGCCGCCGGGTTTCGCCTGACCGCCCCTCCCTCGACGGCGCAATGGGTCTTGAGAACGCTTCGCGGCCGGACCTGCACCCGCGCGCTTCTCCACCCCGCAGTCACCGTGCCCGGCCGCCCAGTTGCGCGGCGTGGGTCCCAGGTGTTTGCGGCCTACGCATTGGCCTGCACGTTCACGGGAGGGGCCGGCGAAACGGTCACTGCGCCGAGAACGTGGACGAAGTGATGGCCACCCGTACATCTCTGCGGCTCAGGACAAAAGCGCCTGCACGCTCCTCTGGAACTGGTCGGCATTGA
- a CDS encoding MBL fold metallo-hydrolase, protein MQRLAPGVHLIALQPKFAINAYILGDILIDAGIRQSAAQLKQALQHIRLRAHALTHAHPDHQGSSHALCTHFGLPLWTSQSDADAMERGDLTHTIPTNIVTRLQGKFWTGPGHAVQRVLREGDDLNGFEVLETPGHAPGHLAFWREKDRVLILGDVLVNLDFRSWQTRIKEPPRLFTVDHEMNRKSIQRLTALQPEVVAFGHGRPVLNADQFQRSVQALLS, encoded by the coding sequence ATGCAACGTCTTGCGCCTGGTGTTCATCTGATTGCTTTGCAGCCAAAGTTTGCCATTAATGCGTACATCCTTGGAGATATTCTGATTGATGCCGGCATACGTCAATCTGCAGCGCAACTCAAACAAGCCCTACAGCACATCAGACTCCGTGCCCACGCGCTGACCCACGCCCACCCAGACCATCAGGGATCCAGCCATGCGCTGTGCACGCATTTCGGTCTGCCCTTATGGACGAGCCAGAGCGACGCCGACGCCATGGAACGAGGTGACCTGACGCACACCATCCCGACCAACATCGTCACGCGCCTACAGGGAAAGTTCTGGACTGGCCCCGGCCACGCGGTCCAACGGGTGTTGCGTGAAGGCGACGATTTGAATGGCTTTGAAGTGCTCGAAACCCCGGGGCATGCTCCGGGGCACTTGGCATTCTGGCGAGAAAAGGACAGGGTTCTGATTTTGGGCGACGTTCTGGTGAACTTGGATTTTCGCAGTTGGCAGACCCGAATAAAAGAACCTCCCCGACTGTTCACGGTGGACCACGAGATGAATCGCAAGAGCATCCAACGCCTCACCGCGCTGCAGCCTGAAGTCGTTGCTTTCGGACATGGCAGGCCGGTGCTCAATGCCGACCAGTTCCAGAGGAGCGTGCAGGCGCTTTTGTCCTGA
- a CDS encoding ATP-binding cassette domain-containing protein, with amino-acid sequence MTSQTAPGATLAVQGVQLRHSRDVTLTYPDFTLPAGAQLAITGPSGTGKTTLLHVLAGLLRPQKGEVLYAGRAIGRMSEAERARFRRREVGYVFQDFHLMPGLTALENVELGLRVAGVGRARERARATLGRLDLADRCKHRPAQLSTGERQRVAVARAVAHRPGITPGRRAHSAPGPGARARDHGPPARRCGRAGRHPAGGDPRPPGGASAARPPGTLTDGSAVRLALWTALRGLRSRWVALLITVLAVALASATALVVPLVTRQVERGAQDAAQVFDLLVVAPGSATQALMSTLFYLDVPTGNLPHRVYQELRDAPGTRRAVPLALGDNYAGFPVVGTSRSFFDQRLKPSAPPYFRLAQGRLFAREHDAVIGARVAQASGLQLGNTFRGSHGLEERQGGEAESASPDHHGEPYRVTGILAPTGGPVDRAVLTPIETVWEVHGPASEAKREVTAVLYSAENLAGIYTVAQRINADKDAMAVFPGQVFAQARETLLQGQAAYAALSILVLGIAALTVWLSVYTSGLERMRTVSLLRALGAGRGTVFALVLLETLLTVSLGVGLGLGLALLVGSVGGGLLGARLGFTLAAPQLTWSLAARALALIPLGLLAALLPATLASRTSPLRHLNG; translated from the coding sequence TTGACTTCCCAGACTGCCCCCGGGGCCACGCTCGCTGTGCAGGGGGTACAGCTTCGGCACAGCCGGGATGTCACGTTGACCTACCCGGACTTCACGTTGCCCGCAGGCGCCCAGCTCGCCATCACTGGGCCGAGTGGCACCGGCAAGACCACGCTGCTGCACGTCCTCGCCGGACTCCTTCGGCCCCAGAAGGGTGAGGTCCTCTACGCCGGCCGGGCGATCGGGCGAATGTCGGAGGCGGAGCGCGCGAGGTTCCGGCGCCGGGAGGTGGGGTACGTCTTTCAGGATTTTCACCTGATGCCCGGCCTGACTGCCCTGGAAAACGTCGAACTCGGCCTGCGGGTCGCAGGGGTAGGCCGGGCCCGCGAACGGGCGCGCGCCACGCTCGGCCGGCTGGACCTTGCGGACCGCTGCAAGCACCGGCCTGCCCAGCTCTCCACGGGGGAGAGGCAGCGTGTGGCGGTGGCGCGCGCGGTGGCCCACCGTCCGGGGATTACTCCTGGTCGACGAGCCCACAGCGCACCTGGACCGGGCGCGCGCGCGCGGGACCATGGCCCTCCTGCAAGGCGCTGCGGCCGAGCTGGGCGCCACCCTGCTGGTGGTGACCCACGACCCCCTGGTGGCGCAAGCGCTGCCCGGCCGCCTGGCACTCTCACAGACGGTTCAGCCGTGAGGCTGGCCCTCTGGACGGCGCTGCGTGGCCTGCGCTCAAGGTGGGTGGCGCTGCTGATCACCGTGCTGGCGGTGGCCCTGGCATCGGCCACTGCGCTCGTCGTGCCGCTGGTCACGCGCCAGGTCGAGCGCGGCGCGCAGGACGCGGCCCAGGTGTTCGACCTGCTTGTGGTGGCCCCAGGCAGTGCCACGCAAGCGCTGATGTCCACCCTGTTCTACCTGGACGTGCCCACGGGGAATCTTCCGCACCGGGTATACCAGGAATTGCGAGACGCTCCGGGAACGCGGCGTGCGGTTCCCCTTGCGCTGGGCGACAATTATGCGGGCTTTCCCGTCGTGGGCACCTCGCGGAGCTTTTTCGACCAGCGCCTCAAGCCTTCGGCCCCGCCCTATTTCCGGCTCGCTCAGGGACGACTGTTCGCACGTGAACACGACGCGGTGATCGGGGCGCGGGTGGCCCAGGCATCCGGGCTCCAGCTGGGCAACACCTTCAGGGGATCCCACGGCCTGGAGGAGCGTCAGGGCGGCGAGGCCGAGTCGGCCTCGCCGGACCATCACGGCGAGCCATACCGGGTTACGGGCATCCTCGCACCCACGGGCGGTCCAGTCGACCGTGCCGTCCTCACGCCGATCGAAACGGTCTGGGAGGTGCACGGCCCTGCGTCAGAGGCGAAGCGCGAGGTCACGGCGGTGCTGTACTCCGCCGAGAATTTAGCCGGGATCTACACGGTGGCGCAGCGCATTAATGCCGACAAGGACGCTATGGCTGTCTTTCCCGGCCAGGTCTTTGCCCAGGCGCGCGAAACGCTCCTGCAGGGTCAGGCGGCCTACGCGGCATTGTCCATCCTGGTGCTGGGAATCGCCGCGCTGACCGTGTGGCTGAGCGTCTACACCTCGGGTCTCGAGCGGATGCGGACCGTTTCACTGCTGCGCGCCCTGGGCGCCGGGCGCGGCACAGTCTTTGCCCTGGTGCTGCTCGAAACGCTGCTGACGGTTTCCCTCGGTGTGGGGCTGGGTCTGGGTCTGGCGCTCCTGGTGGGCTCGGTGGGTGGAGGGCTGCTCGGCGCGCGCCTGGGGTTTACGCTGGCCGCTCCGCAGCTGACCTGGTCGCTCGCGGCGCGCGCCTTGGCCCTGATTCCCCTTGGCCTGCTCGCGGCCCTTCTTCCGGCGACCCTCGCTTCCCGTACCAGTCCCCTGCGGCACCTGAACGGCTGA
- a CDS encoding alkaline phosphatase, with the protein MRNILLTSVLLLTASASAAKLQVYPYDGAKLLPGQRFDLRIEAEEVKGFKDAAVTLDGQPVQGLVRTTSKDTSVEWTLRGQSLGTGLHELAVKYGDENGEVTRVARWYVVPAVAGKARNVILFIADGMGWNTVNAAQLVAHPYNPANGTQTGKLAMMSDLRSMASVTTSSYDSALADSANTASSIATGQKIQVNALNVYPDNTADALDNPRAETITAMLRRSMGKGVGIVSSAFGTDATPAAFATYTRRRGEYQAIADQYFKGDVQPDVLLIGGSRDFIPSTAPGSRRKDNTDWITDSQKLGYQFVSTRTELNAATGSKLFGLFNIDNVPSYLDRAQYKGPETLKDFTDMPYLWDSTKKAVETLEKNPNGFFLMVEAGMVDKYEHPLDWQRGVWDVLELDRAVAYAKDYAKSHPDTLVLVTADHAHSLSVYGGYDATKGPGKREAVGVYEKAGFPTYGDQRDANGFPLPETQRTYAVGFAATPDYCETYLGRKEFLDPTVSNGKAGAEAGFVPNPKICAEGAVQRVGNLDPGSAQGVHTADPLPLFAFGAGAENFFGMMDQTDIFFGLARAMGLNATQKK; encoded by the coding sequence ATGAGAAACATCCTGCTGACTTCGGTCCTGCTGCTCACGGCCTCGGCTTCGGCCGCCAAACTCCAGGTCTACCCCTACGACGGGGCCAAACTCCTTCCCGGTCAACGCTTCGATCTGCGCATTGAGGCCGAGGAGGTCAAGGGCTTCAAGGACGCCGCCGTCACGCTCGACGGCCAGCCGGTGCAGGGCCTGGTGAGGACGACCAGCAAGGACACCAGCGTGGAGTGGACGCTGCGCGGCCAGAGCCTCGGGACGGGCCTGCACGAACTCGCCGTGAAATACGGCGACGAGAACGGGGAAGTCACCAGGGTGGCGCGCTGGTACGTGGTTCCGGCTGTGGCGGGCAAGGCCAGGAACGTGATCTTGTTTATCGCTGACGGCATGGGCTGGAACACGGTGAACGCCGCGCAGCTCGTCGCCCACCCGTACAACCCGGCCAATGGAACCCAGACGGGCAAACTCGCCATGATGAGCGACCTGCGCAGCATGGCGAGCGTCACCACCAGCAGCTATGACAGCGCCCTGGCCGACAGCGCCAACACGGCCAGCTCCATCGCCACCGGGCAAAAGATTCAGGTCAACGCCCTGAACGTGTACCCCGACAACACGGCAGACGCCCTGGACAACCCGCGCGCCGAGACCATCACCGCCATGCTCAGGCGCAGCATGGGCAAGGGCGTGGGGATCGTTTCCAGCGCCTTCGGGACCGATGCCACCCCCGCGGCCTTCGCCACCTACACCCGCCGCCGCGGTGAGTACCAGGCGATCGCCGATCAGTACTTTAAGGGCGACGTTCAACCCGACGTCTTGCTGATCGGCGGCAGCCGCGACTTTATTCCCAGCACGGCCCCTGGCAGCCGCCGCAAGGACAACACCGACTGGATTACCGACAGCCAGAAACTGGGCTACCAGTTTGTCAGTACCCGCACCGAACTCAACGCGGCGACGGGCAGCAAGCTCTTCGGACTGTTCAACATTGACAACGTCCCCAGCTACCTCGACCGGGCGCAGTACAAGGGGCCTGAGACGCTAAAGGACTTCACCGACATGCCCTACCTCTGGGACAGCACCAAAAAGGCGGTCGAGACCCTGGAGAAAAACCCCAACGGGTTTTTCCTGATGGTCGAGGCGGGCATGGTGGACAAGTACGAGCACCCCCTGGACTGGCAGCGGGGCGTATGGGACGTCTTGGAACTTGACCGCGCCGTCGCCTACGCCAAGGACTACGCGAAGTCGCATCCCGACACCCTGGTGCTCGTCACGGCGGACCACGCCCACTCGCTCAGCGTGTATGGCGGCTACGACGCCACCAAGGGACCGGGCAAGCGCGAGGCGGTCGGGGTGTACGAGAAGGCCGGCTTTCCCACCTACGGCGACCAGCGCGACGCCAACGGCTTTCCACTTCCCGAGACGCAGCGCACCTATGCGGTGGGCTTCGCCGCGACGCCCGACTACTGCGAGACCTACCTGGGCCGCAAGGAGTTCCTCGACCCCACGGTGAGCAACGGCAAGGCCGGAGCGGAGGCGGGCTTCGTGCCCAACCCCAAGATCTGCGCGGAGGGCGCAGTGCAGCGCGTGGGCAACCTCGACCCGGGCAGCGCTCAGGGCGTTCACACGGCGGACCCCCTGCCGCTGTTCGCGTTCGGGGCCGGAGCCGAGAACTTCTTCGGCATGATGGACCAGACGGACATCTTCTTCGGGCTGGCCCGGGCAATGGGCCTGAACGCCACCCAGAAGAAGTAG
- a CDS encoding tyrosine-type recombinase/integrase: MWEIVEWYLTQHAQAGLLVSPHTRMSYRTGVRQLTTFMAEHAWTVLSPEREDVQGYVNSLLASGKSIATVQARAAAGRTLYAALREVDATKAIPFEGLRVPKDRRHPLEKNAPYPRRRMEDVLEKARDQVSRDPKRSARHLEVWALLLLLAHTGVRIDEALFLGWRDVHLGEDDARLVVRSGKGRKSREVPVSPRRGSHPLSSGTEIAAAHR; the protein is encoded by the coding sequence TTGTGGGAGATCGTCGAGTGGTACCTCACCCAGCATGCCCAGGCTGGGCTGCTCGTCAGTCCGCACACCCGTATGAGCTACCGCACCGGCGTCAGGCAGTTAACCACGTTCATGGCCGAGCACGCCTGGACTGTCCTGTCCCCGGAACGCGAGGACGTGCAGGGATACGTCAACAGCCTGCTCGCTTCTGGCAAAAGCATCGCCACCGTCCAGGCCCGCGCCGCCGCGGGGCGTACCCTCTATGCGGCCCTGCGCGAGGTCGATGCGACAAAGGCCATTCCCTTCGAAGGACTTCGCGTGCCCAAAGACCGCCGGCATCCGTTGGAGAAGAATGCACCGTACCCGAGGCGACGGATGGAGGACGTCCTGGAAAAAGCGCGCGACCAGGTGAGCCGTGATCCGAAACGTTCGGCGCGCCACCTGGAGGTGTGGGCGCTGCTGCTGCTGCTGGCCCACACGGGGGTGCGGATCGATGAGGCGCTGTTCCTCGGATGGCGCGACGTGCACCTCGGCGAGGACGATGCCCGGCTGGTGGTGCGGTCCGGCAAGGGGCGCAAGTCGCGTGAAGTGCCCGTCTCGCCTCGCCGCGGCTCTCACCCGCTTTCGAGCGGTACCGAGATCGCGGCGGCACACCGGTGA
- a CDS encoding arginase family protein gives MTEQHWGLTVYQGLAGDHNGLAIPGALHLAQTFGHPLHRPLQAVGAPASALNTDWDAELQVAMPDLRALQTRLQQVYASGQRPLTFLTRCAAALATLPVLAEYHPDAVVVWFDAHADLNSPQTSSSGFLGGMVLSAATGIWESGLGKGLVPSQIIYVGVRDVDPPELALIDQRGIHVVPVSPSVTEELGGLLGNAPIYIHLDCDVMEPGLLPTDYSVSGGLTFEQLGDLMRLLSSQNVVGVEIAEFQDAAWAAHAAEGLWLAMQPLFTP, from the coding sequence ATGACAGAACAGCACTGGGGGCTCACGGTGTACCAGGGACTCGCCGGAGACCATAACGGTCTGGCCATTCCCGGCGCCCTCCACCTGGCCCAAACCTTTGGCCACCCCCTCCACCGTCCGCTCCAGGCGGTAGGCGCCCCGGCTTCCGCCCTCAACACGGATTGGGACGCTGAACTTCAGGTGGCCATGCCTGACCTGCGGGCGCTGCAAACGCGCCTTCAGCAGGTGTACGCCTCTGGGCAGCGGCCGTTGACGTTTCTGACCCGCTGCGCTGCTGCCCTCGCCACGCTGCCTGTCCTCGCCGAATATCATCCGGATGCCGTCGTCGTCTGGTTTGATGCGCACGCGGACCTCAACAGTCCACAGACGAGCAGCAGCGGCTTCCTCGGTGGGATGGTCCTCTCAGCGGCCACAGGGATCTGGGAGTCGGGATTGGGTAAAGGGCTGGTGCCCAGCCAGATCATTTACGTTGGGGTGCGGGATGTTGACCCACCTGAACTCGCGCTGATTGATCAACGCGGCATTCACGTCGTGCCTGTCTCGCCCTCGGTGACGGAAGAGCTCGGCGGCTTGCTGGGGAACGCGCCGATATACATTCACCTGGACTGTGATGTGATGGAACCGGGGCTCCTGCCCACGGATTACAGCGTTTCCGGAGGGTTGACGTTTGAGCAGCTGGGGGACTTGATGCGCCTGCTGTCCAGCCAGAACGTGGTGGGCGTGGAGATTGCGGAGTTTCAGGACGCGGCGTGGGCGGCCCACGCTGCGGAAGGTTTATGGCTCGCCATGCAGCCATTGTTCACACCCTGA
- a CDS encoding phosphotransferase enzyme family protein: MTWGETLGRLRPETVSAAAIRWGTGPVTLVNPGFNYVYRAEDSAGPLYLRFTHVALRNAEYLGPPLQWLRFLHTQGAPVNEPLPSLDGCWTEAVTQEDDLFLATAVRGVVGPRLSGLPPGPRLYQAFGRSIGQLHAASLRFMPEPSTPPMLGPALLGVFPSWRLFWHGAREHALKEPVIAATFGALTPWVDAVGGPARGWPDDSASATDGLGLTHGDLRPGNAIWDGERVVIIDFDEPVYGPLATDLARAVMEIPRGQRAALWAAVLTGYREVLPLGPAWDRELPRLLRSRAALMAAWNISGGADLTDVRPISGTLAPVSLWRLREHLLNGEYDG, from the coding sequence GTGACCTGGGGCGAGACCCTGGGCCGCCTGCGCCCAGAGACGGTGAGCGCGGCAGCAATCCGCTGGGGGACGGGCCCCGTCACCCTGGTAAATCCCGGCTTCAATTACGTCTACCGCGCCGAGGACAGCGCGGGGCCCCTCTACCTGCGCTTCACCCACGTTGCCCTGCGCAACGCTGAGTACCTGGGGCCACCCCTGCAGTGGCTCCGCTTCCTGCACACCCAGGGAGCGCCGGTGAATGAACCTCTCCCCTCGCTGGACGGGTGCTGGACTGAGGCGGTGACGCAGGAAGACGACCTCTTCCTCGCCACCGCTGTACGGGGTGTGGTTGGGCCGCGCCTGAGTGGGTTGCCGCCCGGGCCCCGCCTGTACCAGGCCTTTGGCCGGTCCATCGGGCAGCTGCACGCGGCGTCCTTACGCTTCATGCCCGAGCCCAGCACGCCACCTATGCTCGGCCCTGCCCTGCTCGGCGTGTTTCCAAGCTGGCGGCTGTTCTGGCATGGAGCGCGGGAGCACGCGCTGAAGGAACCGGTCATTGCCGCAACGTTCGGGGCGCTCACTCCCTGGGTAGACGCGGTGGGCGGTCCGGCACGGGGTTGGCCGGACGACTCGGCCTCCGCCACGGACGGCCTCGGCCTCACGCACGGCGACCTGCGGCCCGGCAACGCAATCTGGGACGGCGAGCGGGTCGTCATCATTGATTTTGACGAGCCGGTGTACGGACCGCTGGCCACGGACCTGGCCCGGGCCGTGATGGAGATACCGCGCGGACAGCGCGCCGCTCTCTGGGCCGCAGTGCTGACCGGCTACCGCGAAGTGTTGCCGCTCGGTCCTGCCTGGGACCGGGAACTGCCACGCCTGCTGCGGTCGCGCGCTGCCCTCATGGCCGCCTGGAATATCTCAGGCGGAGCTGACCTGACCGACGTGCGCCCCATCAGCGGTACGCTCGCGCCAGTCAGCTTGTGGCGGCTCCGCGAGCACCTGCTCAACGGCGAGTATGACGGTTGA
- a CDS encoding transposase yields MPSAGRDWLIRGTEVMRHAHLLLSCPPKWTPSDVDTTLKGVSARLLQEFPERERRGPLWTSACDVGPAGDISAEGVQRYIEKQRKGQVDDGS; encoded by the coding sequence ATGCCCAGCGCTGGGCGGGACTGGCTCATCCGGGGCACGGAAGTCATGCGTCACGCGCACCTCTTGCTGTCCTGCCCACCGAAATGGACACCATCCGACGTCGACACGACTCTGAAGGGCGTGTCTGCACGGCTGCTGCAAGAGTTCCCTGAGCGGGAGCGGCGCGGCCCCCTGTGGACTTCCGCCTGCGATGTCGGCCCTGCGGGCGACATTTCGGCAGAAGGAGTTCAGCGGTACATCGAGAAGCAGCGCAAGGGGCAGGTGGATGATGGATCATAA
- a CDS encoding NAD-binding protein: protein MSVIYGDAARTEVLQRAGLREAGAVIIAMPDSVQAELILQHVRRVNPTVHVTARPHDEHTQQALKDLGANTVLYGEYELGLAMDEHALQAVHGGQRQWVSSVNASP from the coding sequence ATGTCCGTGATCTATGGTGACGCCGCACGCACCGAAGTCCTTCAGCGTGCTGGCCTGAGGGAAGCGGGCGCGGTTATCATCGCGATGCCGGACAGCGTTCAGGCCGAGCTGATCCTGCAACATGTGCGCCGGGTCAATCCGACCGTACACGTGACCGCCCGACCGCACGATGAGCACACGCAGCAGGCACTCAAGGATCTGGGCGCCAATACCGTGTTGTACGGAGAGTACGAGCTTGGGCTCGCCATGGACGAACACGCGCTTCAAGCGGTGCATGGTGGCCAGCGGCAGTGGGTGAGCAGCGTCAACGCCAGCCCCTGA
- a CDS encoding tyrosine-type recombinase/integrase — MTLVLASTWASPDNRRREALRAAHTQNAERLTDLLTFYLQRKTRGRQVSPQTLRNYSVAIRDFLDFTGPPDSPRYSLQNLTAEDLEAYLEHSKARARHSATPGQLALGSVGTYLYGVRALYRALTWAGAVTSNPTLGVSAPRDPTPAHTRKRAVPRTHYRALLDAPDPTHAARDAAILTLGATLGLRAQETVRLGVGDVQLSLRELHVRHGKGGKERRIPLPAAAAAVLARWLEVRRGLEIAGDLTAQHTSLIVSFHRGHLGKPLTTAGLRTIVNRYLREVGLPPDMGGVHTLRRTAGTRLYRATRDLHVVADILGHASVTTSAIYAKLDVDVRLEALEAADQAD; from the coding sequence ATGACGCTCGTCCTCGCCTCCACCTGGGCCAGTCCCGACAACCGCCGGCGCGAAGCCCTGCGCGCCGCCCATACCCAGAATGCCGAGCGCCTCACCGACCTCCTTACCTTCTATCTTCAACGCAAAACCCGGGGACGCCAGGTCAGCCCCCAGACCCTGCGCAACTACAGCGTCGCCATCCGGGACTTCCTCGACTTCACCGGTCCGCCCGACTCCCCCCGGTACAGCCTGCAGAACCTCACCGCCGAAGACCTCGAAGCGTACCTCGAACACAGCAAAGCCCGCGCTCGCCACAGTGCAACACCTGGACAGCTGGCGCTGGGCAGCGTCGGGACCTACCTCTACGGCGTTCGCGCCCTGTACCGCGCCCTCACCTGGGCTGGGGCCGTGACTTCAAACCCCACCCTGGGCGTGAGTGCTCCGCGGGACCCCACACCTGCCCACACCCGCAAACGCGCCGTCCCCCGCACCCATTACCGCGCCTTGCTGGACGCTCCCGATCCCACCCATGCTGCCCGCGACGCCGCCATCCTGACCCTGGGAGCCACCCTCGGGTTGCGGGCGCAGGAGACCGTGCGCCTCGGAGTGGGAGACGTCCAGCTCAGCCTGCGCGAACTCCACGTCCGGCACGGCAAAGGCGGCAAGGAACGCCGCATTCCCCTACCAGCAGCGGCCGCCGCCGTGCTCGCCCGCTGGTTGGAGGTTCGCCGGGGTCTGGAAATCGCTGGAGATCTCACCGCCCAGCACACCAGCCTGATCGTCTCGTTCCACCGTGGTCACCTGGGAAAGCCGCTGACCACGGCGGGCTTGAGAACCATCGTCAACCGGTATCTCCGTGAGGTTGGACTGCCGCCAGACATGGGTGGGGTGCATACCCTACGGCGCACGGCGGGAACACGTCTGTACCGGGCGACCCGTGACCTGCATGTCGTGGCGGACATACTCGGCCACGCTTCGGTCACCACCAGCGCCATTTACGCCAAGCTTGACGTGGACGTTCGGCTCGAAGCCCTGGAAGCGGCTGACCAGGCGGACTAA
- a CDS encoding M23 family metallopeptidase: MFHWRTGGVLTLLASAVALAHYAPALPDSAIAPPARQFGLPFGRAPGPDTWLLGQGYGNTTGAYRQRRSTYGNLQGLHAGLDFSAPCGTPVLAIGDGVVAEVDGPHGSPPHNLVINHAGNLSSLYGHLRVRSALRAGQTVKRGQVVGQSGDSQETCVSAPHLHLELRDRSHQRLFNPVPYLAADWDSLALAGSFGRGYEYDLDAPRRWQTPETQPEVRRGGRLLNGFRRPWPPAPGGAR, translated from the coding sequence ATGTTCCACTGGAGAACCGGAGGCGTCCTCACGCTGCTCGCGTCGGCGGTGGCGCTGGCCCACTACGCGCCCGCGCTACCGGACAGCGCCATCGCGCCCCCTGCGCGGCAATTCGGCTTGCCCTTCGGCAGAGCGCCGGGGCCAGACACCTGGCTGCTGGGACAGGGCTACGGCAACACCACTGGGGCGTACCGGCAAAGGCGCTCTACCTACGGCAACCTTCAGGGTCTCCACGCCGGGTTGGATTTCAGCGCCCCCTGCGGCACGCCCGTCCTTGCCATCGGTGACGGCGTGGTCGCCGAGGTGGACGGGCCGCACGGCAGTCCGCCGCACAACCTCGTGATCAACCACGCGGGAAACCTGAGCAGCCTGTACGGGCACTTGCGGGTGCGCTCGGCCCTACGCGCCGGGCAGACCGTGAAGCGCGGTCAGGTCGTCGGTCAGAGCGGCGACTCGCAGGAGACGTGCGTGAGTGCCCCGCACCTTCACCTGGAGCTGCGGGATCGTTCGCACCAGCGCCTCTTTAACCCGGTGCCCTACCTCGCCGCCGACTGGGACTCGCTGGCGCTGGCCGGAAGCTTCGGGCGCGGCTACGAGTACGACCTCGACGCGCCGCGCCGCTGGCAGACGCCTGAAACTCAGCCGGAGGTGCGCCGGGGAGGCCGGCTCCTCAACGGGTTCCGCAGGCCCTGGCCCCCTGCACCGGGAGGTGCGCGGTGA